One genomic window of Opitutia bacterium includes the following:
- a CDS encoding glycosyltransferase family 1 protein, translating into MTLGRLVDGLAARGHRVTVVRPRQRHESPRYTTTQRLACRQVRLPGFPLPGYPQLRVGFPARRRLRQLWTLNPPDIVHVATEGPLGSSAITAALELGLPVTSSFHTNFDQYARDYRLGWLKPLVTAWLRRVHNRTRRTFVPTHDLRDRLAAEGYANLRLLSRGVDTRLFTPERRDQDLRASWGAAADDLVIVHVGRMAAEKNYPLLFRAYDAIKAAQPRARLVLVGDGPMLATYQRQRPDAVFTGFYTGVNLARHYASGDLYLHASFTETFGNVVTEALASGLAVSAFDYAAAHEFIRHEQNGLVARPGDEGAFIAHAVRLANDAALRARVARAGRATTARLSWDAVVDGFAHDLAEAIDEHRGTRAPVRVLSTLNSQLSTSP; encoded by the coding sequence ATGACGCTCGGCCGCCTCGTCGACGGCCTCGCCGCGCGCGGTCATCGCGTGACCGTCGTCCGCCCGCGCCAGCGCCACGAATCGCCGCGCTACACCACGACGCAGCGCCTCGCCTGCCGCCAAGTGCGCCTGCCGGGCTTCCCGCTGCCGGGCTATCCGCAATTGCGCGTGGGCTTCCCCGCCCGCCGCCGCCTGCGGCAACTCTGGACGCTCAACCCGCCCGACATCGTGCACGTCGCCACCGAGGGCCCGCTCGGCTCGTCGGCCATCACGGCGGCGCTCGAACTCGGCCTGCCCGTCACTTCGAGCTTTCACACCAACTTCGACCAATACGCGCGCGACTACCGCCTCGGCTGGCTCAAGCCGCTCGTCACCGCATGGCTCCGCCGCGTGCACAACCGCACGCGCCGCACCTTCGTCCCCACGCACGACCTGCGCGACCGCCTCGCGGCCGAGGGCTACGCGAACCTCCGCCTGCTCTCGCGCGGCGTCGACACCCGGCTCTTCACACCCGAGCGCCGCGATCAGGACCTCCGCGCCTCCTGGGGCGCCGCGGCGGATGACCTCGTGATCGTCCACGTCGGCCGCATGGCCGCGGAAAAAAACTACCCGCTGCTCTTCCGCGCCTACGACGCCATCAAGGCCGCGCAACCCCGCGCCCGCCTCGTGCTCGTTGGCGACGGCCCGATGCTCGCGACCTACCAGCGGCAGCGGCCCGACGCCGTGTTCACCGGCTTCTACACCGGCGTCAACCTCGCGCGCCACTACGCCAGCGGCGATCTCTATCTGCACGCGAGCTTCACGGAGACGTTCGGCAACGTCGTTACTGAAGCGCTCGCCAGCGGGCTCGCCGTCAGCGCCTTCGACTACGCCGCCGCGCACGAATTCATCCGCCACGAACAAAACGGCCTCGTCGCTCGTCCCGGTGACGAGGGCGCCTTCATCGCCCACGCCGTGCGCCTCGCCAACGACGCCGCGCTCCGCGCCCGCGTTGCCCGCGCCGGCCGCGCCACCACCGCCCGCCTCTCGTGGGACGCCGTGGTCGACGGCTTCGCCCACGACCTCGCCGAGGCGATCGACGAGCACCGCGGCACCCGCGCGCCGGTCCGTGTGCTCTCAACTCTCAACTCCCAGCTCTCAACTTCGCCATGA
- a CDS encoding UDP-2,3-diacylglucosamine diphosphatase — MSKPVLRVRTAILSDVHLGTPHSKADEATHFLKHVRCDRLILNGDIIDGWRLTRDGRWTKAHTRFMRRVLTMVQKKDTDVVYLRGNHDDFLARLLPMQFERIQLVEDCVLETPRGRYLVLHGDVFDGVIKNMVFLAHLGDMGYSLLLRLNRAYNWWRKVRGKEYFSLSQAIKARVKQAVSFVGKFEDQVAALARSRGCVGVICGHIHTPADKQIDGIHYLNSGDWVETMSAIVEHEDGRFELIYFKDFLAQFPMPQAETASDDADATALPPTLALAAFGA; from the coding sequence ATGAGCAAACCCGTCCTCCGCGTCCGCACCGCCATCCTCTCCGACGTGCACCTCGGCACGCCGCACTCGAAGGCCGACGAGGCCACGCACTTCCTCAAGCACGTCCGCTGCGACCGCCTCATCCTCAACGGCGACATCATCGACGGCTGGCGCCTCACCCGCGACGGCCGCTGGACAAAGGCTCACACGCGGTTCATGCGCCGCGTGCTCACGATGGTGCAGAAGAAGGACACCGACGTCGTCTACCTACGCGGAAACCACGACGACTTCCTCGCCCGGCTCCTCCCGATGCAATTCGAGCGCATCCAACTCGTCGAGGACTGCGTGCTCGAGACGCCGCGCGGCCGCTACCTCGTGCTCCACGGCGACGTCTTCGACGGCGTGATCAAGAACATGGTCTTCCTCGCCCACCTCGGCGACATGGGCTACTCGCTCCTCCTGCGCCTCAACCGCGCCTACAACTGGTGGCGCAAGGTGCGCGGCAAGGAATACTTCTCGCTCAGCCAGGCGATCAAGGCGCGCGTGAAGCAGGCGGTCTCCTTCGTCGGCAAATTCGAGGACCAAGTCGCCGCCCTCGCCCGCTCCCGCGGCTGCGTCGGCGTTATTTGCGGCCACATCCACACGCCCGCCGACAAGCAGATCGACGGCATCCACTACCTCAACTCCGGCGACTGGGTGGAAACCATGAGCGCCATCGTCGAACACGAGGACGGCCGCTTCGAGCTGATCTACTTCAAGGATTTCCTCGCGCAGTTCCCGATGCCGCAGGCCGAGACCGCGAGCGACGACGCCGACGCGACCGCGCTTCCGCCCACCCTCGCCCTCGCCGCCTTCGGCGCGTGA
- the ppk1 gene encoding polyphosphate kinase 1, translating to MSSAKRPKRSVKITAAVGRALAGSAGRSRQYFNRELSYLAFNRRVLEQAQSAANPLLERVKFLAIVSSNIDEFFEIRVAGLQQQQDSPGGEPSIDGLTPGEQLRQIRAGMEKLVRDQYRCWHELLLPALAKEGIVFLTPAQLDAKQRAWVENYFATNVLPVLTPLAIDQAHPFPQLGNKTMNVLLTLDNPETPEIESHLAILPVPRSLPRLILLDGDAKVQRFVFLSDIIKLCAGALFPGYTIRSAHAFRVTRNSDLYIDEEEVENLLKKIEEELRNLRRGAAVRLEIEDGVDDDTFATLCRHLALPEENVFRTRGPLNLLRLMSLWERTDRPDLKYTPFVPAEMPFLRAKPLLFDVIRERDVLLHHPYESFTPVVDFIEQSATDPQVLAIKQTLYRTSGDSPIVRSLIEASRRGKQVTALVELKARFDEANNIKWARELEEAGVHVVFGLVGHKTHCKCSLVVRQEADGLRRYVHLGTGNYNPKTARLYTDLSLLTANVDLTAEVAQLFNALTGFGRTPEFKHLLVAPFNLHARIQELIGAEAAHAAAGRPARIIAKMNKLVDPVTIDNLYAASQAGVQIDLVVRATCCLAPGIKGQSDNIRVRNIVGRYLEHARIYYFENGGSPLVFAGSADWMTRNFFRRVEALFPIYDPDLRRRIVDDILPAELRDNVDARRLQPDAVYAPVPRGEGEMAFSAQAYFMMEATARAESAVEVAPQL from the coding sequence ATGAGTTCCGCCAAACGTCCGAAGCGTTCCGTCAAGATCACCGCTGCCGTCGGTCGCGCCCTCGCGGGAAGTGCCGGCCGCAGCCGGCAATATTTCAACCGTGAGCTGAGCTACCTCGCCTTCAACCGCCGGGTGCTCGAGCAGGCGCAGAGCGCGGCCAACCCGTTGCTGGAGCGCGTGAAGTTCCTCGCGATCGTGAGCTCGAACATCGACGAGTTCTTCGAGATCCGCGTCGCCGGCCTGCAGCAGCAGCAGGATTCGCCTGGCGGCGAGCCGAGCATCGACGGCCTGACGCCGGGCGAGCAGTTGCGGCAGATTCGCGCCGGGATGGAGAAGCTCGTGCGCGACCAGTATCGCTGTTGGCACGAATTGCTGCTGCCCGCGCTCGCGAAGGAGGGCATCGTGTTCCTCACCCCCGCGCAGCTCGACGCGAAGCAGCGCGCGTGGGTGGAAAACTACTTCGCCACGAACGTCCTGCCGGTGCTCACGCCGCTCGCGATCGACCAGGCGCATCCGTTCCCGCAGCTCGGCAACAAGACGATGAACGTGCTGCTCACGCTCGACAATCCGGAGACGCCGGAGATCGAGTCGCACCTCGCGATCCTGCCGGTGCCGCGCAGCCTGCCGCGCCTCATCCTGCTCGACGGCGACGCGAAGGTGCAGCGCTTCGTCTTCCTCAGCGACATCATCAAGCTTTGTGCCGGCGCGCTGTTCCCGGGCTACACGATCCGGAGCGCCCACGCCTTCCGCGTCACGCGCAACAGCGACCTCTACATCGACGAGGAGGAAGTCGAGAACCTGCTCAAGAAGATCGAGGAAGAACTCCGCAACCTCCGGCGCGGCGCGGCCGTGCGCCTCGAGATCGAGGACGGCGTGGACGACGACACGTTCGCCACGCTTTGCCGTCATCTCGCGTTGCCCGAGGAAAACGTCTTCCGCACGCGCGGGCCGTTGAACCTGCTGCGTTTGATGAGCCTCTGGGAGCGCACCGACCGACCCGACCTGAAATACACGCCCTTCGTGCCCGCGGAGATGCCCTTCCTGCGCGCGAAGCCCCTGCTGTTCGACGTGATCCGCGAGCGCGACGTGTTGCTGCATCATCCCTACGAGTCGTTCACGCCGGTGGTCGATTTCATTGAGCAGTCCGCGACGGACCCGCAGGTGCTCGCGATCAAGCAGACGCTCTACCGCACCAGCGGCGATTCGCCCATCGTGCGTTCGCTCATCGAGGCGTCGCGCCGGGGCAAGCAGGTCACGGCGCTCGTCGAGCTGAAGGCGCGTTTCGATGAGGCGAACAACATCAAGTGGGCCCGCGAACTCGAGGAGGCGGGCGTGCACGTGGTGTTCGGCCTCGTGGGACACAAGACGCATTGCAAATGCAGCCTCGTCGTCCGGCAGGAAGCCGACGGCCTGCGCCGCTACGTGCACCTCGGCACGGGCAACTACAACCCGAAGACCGCCCGGCTCTACACCGACCTGAGCCTGCTCACCGCCAACGTCGACCTCACGGCGGAAGTGGCGCAGCTCTTCAACGCGCTCACGGGCTTCGGCCGCACGCCCGAGTTCAAGCATTTGCTCGTCGCGCCGTTCAACCTCCATGCGCGCATCCAGGAACTCATCGGGGCCGAGGCCGCGCACGCCGCCGCCGGCCGGCCCGCGCGCATCATCGCGAAGATGAACAAACTCGTCGACCCCGTGACGATCGACAACCTCTACGCCGCCTCGCAGGCCGGCGTGCAGATCGACCTCGTGGTGCGTGCGACGTGTTGCCTCGCGCCCGGCATCAAGGGCCAGAGCGACAACATCCGCGTGCGCAACATCGTCGGTCGCTACCTCGAGCACGCGCGCATCTACTATTTCGAAAACGGCGGCTCGCCCCTGGTCTTCGCCGGCAGCGCCGACTGGATGACGCGCAACTTCTTCCGCCGCGTCGAGGCGCTGTTCCCGATCTACGATCCCGATCTGCGCCGCCGCATCGTCGACGACATCCTGCCGGCCGAATTGCGCGACAACGTCGACGCGCGCCGCCTCCAGCCCGATGCGGTCTACGCTCCCGTGCCGCGCGGCGAGGGCGAGATGGCCTTTTCGGCGCAGGCCTATTTCATGATGGAAGCCACCGCGCGCGCCGAGTCGGCCGTCGAGGTGGCCCCGCAGCTCTGA
- a CDS encoding metallophosphoesterase encodes MSGRLIAIGDIHGCADELEELLEKLALRDDDRVVLLGDLINRGPDSARVIQLARRHATASLLGNHELRLINYRKTDDPSHLKKYDYATLEQLNGKAWDYLEAMPLTFEDAEHDIVLVHGGFLPDVPWRKQPARVVTRIQVVDEDGEPRKRSEAPGAPHWSELWKGPPFVVYGHTPRDKVAETKWTLGIDTGCVLGGALTAVILPELKLVQVRARRRYYTNG; translated from the coding sequence ATGAGCGGACGACTGATCGCCATCGGCGACATCCACGGCTGCGCCGACGAGCTCGAGGAGTTGCTCGAAAAACTGGCGCTGCGCGACGACGACCGCGTGGTGCTCCTGGGCGATTTGATCAATCGCGGGCCGGACAGCGCGCGCGTCATCCAGCTCGCGCGCCGCCACGCCACCGCGTCCCTGCTCGGCAACCACGAGCTGCGGCTGATCAACTACCGCAAGACCGACGACCCGAGCCATCTCAAGAAATACGACTACGCGACGCTCGAGCAGCTCAACGGCAAGGCGTGGGACTACCTCGAGGCGATGCCGCTGACCTTCGAGGACGCGGAGCACGACATCGTGTTGGTGCACGGCGGATTTTTGCCGGACGTCCCTTGGCGCAAGCAGCCCGCGCGCGTCGTGACGCGCATCCAAGTCGTCGACGAGGACGGCGAGCCGCGCAAGCGCTCCGAGGCGCCCGGCGCGCCGCATTGGTCGGAATTGTGGAAGGGACCGCCATTCGTCGTCTACGGCCACACCCCGCGCGACAAGGTTGCCGAGACCAAGTGGACGCTCGGCATCGACACCGGGTGCGTCCTCGGCGGTGCGCTGACCGCGGTGATCTTGCCCGAGCTCAAGCTCGTTCAGGTGCGCGCGCGCCGGCGTTATTACACGAACGGTTAG